A part of Nocardioides sp. WS12 genomic DNA contains:
- a CDS encoding sulfotransferase, giving the protein MTVLARLTDGFVSMQCDVCTPPVLTINTPQGLRANGWTLAADADGLDACANCSVRIPARQRQARRDAVAVDPDPARLPNLVVIGAMKAGTTSVHNYLDVHPEIAVSVDKEMRFFTDPDHRSWLGAYQDQFQPGTRYRAESTPFYTKAACFPGVVDRMADLIPDARLIYLVRDPIERLVAEYVEQLQWRATSRTLEEELADPEEITNGLIDSSRYATQLEDFLRRFDRDQILVLDLADLASDVVGTMGRIFDFLDLPRPDASADDFVRFNVREDRRALPDWLLKLRRGPMGRATQWVPAGPRRALSHLAWKRTGARLEVPVLDPGLRAGLEAALKPEADRLRQLTGQAFATWSI; this is encoded by the coding sequence ATGACCGTTCTCGCACGTCTGACTGACGGATTCGTTTCGATGCAGTGTGACGTCTGTACGCCACCTGTCCTGACGATCAACACCCCGCAGGGCCTGCGCGCCAACGGCTGGACGCTCGCCGCGGACGCGGACGGGCTCGACGCCTGCGCGAACTGCTCGGTGCGGATCCCGGCCCGCCAGCGCCAGGCTCGTCGGGACGCGGTTGCCGTCGATCCCGATCCCGCACGGCTGCCCAATCTCGTGGTCATCGGGGCCATGAAGGCCGGCACCACCAGCGTTCACAACTACCTCGACGTCCATCCGGAGATCGCGGTGTCGGTGGACAAGGAGATGCGGTTCTTCACCGATCCTGATCACCGCTCCTGGCTCGGCGCGTACCAGGACCAGTTCCAGCCGGGCACCCGTTATCGGGCCGAGTCCACGCCGTTCTACACGAAGGCTGCGTGCTTCCCCGGTGTGGTCGACCGGATGGCCGACCTGATTCCGGACGCGCGGCTGATCTACCTGGTGCGGGACCCGATCGAGCGACTGGTGGCGGAGTACGTCGAACAGCTGCAGTGGCGCGCCACGAGCCGCACGCTCGAGGAGGAGCTTGCGGACCCCGAGGAGATCACCAACGGGCTGATCGACTCCAGTCGGTACGCCACGCAACTCGAGGACTTCCTGCGCCGGTTCGACCGCGACCAGATTCTCGTCCTCGACCTCGCCGACCTGGCCAGCGACGTGGTCGGCACGATGGGCCGGATCTTCGACTTCCTCGACCTGCCGCGCCCCGATGCGAGCGCCGACGACTTCGTCCGGTTCAACGTGCGCGAGGACCGGCGTGCCCTGCCGGACTGGCTCCTGAAACTGCGCCGTGGACCGATGGGGCGGGCCACCCAATGGGTGCCGGCCGGGCCGCGGCGCGCCCTGAGCCACCTTGCCTGGAAGCGGACCGGTGCCCGCCTCGAGGTGCCGGTGCTCGACCCGGGCCTGCGCGCCGGGCTGGAAGCAGCGCTCAAGCCCGAGGCCGACCGCTTGCGCCAGCTGACCGGCCAGGCCTTCGCGACCTGGTCGATCTAG
- a CDS encoding phosphopantetheine-binding protein — protein sequence MNEVETRIVAIITDLLERSDHGDLAVTPDVRLHGEDGLGLDSLETAELSAILEDELGTDPFGAGLLPETVGEVMAFYADQAAATA from the coding sequence ATGAACGAAGTTGAGACCAGGATCGTCGCGATCATCACGGACCTCCTGGAGCGGTCGGACCACGGTGACCTGGCGGTCACCCCCGACGTCCGCCTCCACGGAGAAGACGGACTCGGGCTGGACTCGCTCGAGACCGCCGAGCTGTCCGCGATCCTCGAGGACGAGCTGGGCACCGACCCGTTCGGCGCCGGCCTGTTGCCCGAGACCGTCGGCGAGGTCATGGCGTTCTACGCCGACCAGGCCGCGGCCACCGCATGA
- the gmd gene encoding GDP-mannose 4,6-dehydratase has protein sequence MTKRALITGITGQDGSYLAELLLGKGYEVHGLVRRSSTLNRSRIDHLHGAADLHLHYGDLTDGVSLSNQLRDIAPHEVYNLGAQSHVKVSFELPEYTASTDAVGTLRLLEAIRAARLDCRFYQASTSEMFGATPPPQSESTVFYPRSPYGAAKLYSHWVTINYREAYDLFAVSGILFNHESPRRGESFVTRKITLGVASIKLGISDHLDLGNLDAVRDWGFAPEYVEGMWRMLQQDEPQDFVLATGVGATVRDFCEAAFSHAGLNWEDHVRYDKSYERPTEVDALIGDASKAHSVLGWKAKTHATELAQLMVDADIEHLGRLVQHKKELGG, from the coding sequence GTGACGAAGCGCGCACTCATCACCGGCATCACCGGTCAGGATGGTTCCTATCTCGCCGAACTGCTGCTCGGAAAGGGGTACGAAGTCCACGGATTGGTCCGTCGGTCGTCGACCTTGAACCGCAGCAGGATCGATCATCTGCATGGAGCAGCCGACCTGCACCTGCACTACGGCGACCTCACGGACGGGGTCAGCCTGAGCAACCAGTTGCGTGACATCGCTCCGCACGAGGTCTACAACCTCGGCGCCCAGAGCCACGTGAAGGTGTCGTTCGAGCTGCCCGAGTACACCGCGTCCACGGACGCGGTCGGCACCTTGCGACTGCTCGAGGCGATCCGCGCTGCCCGGCTGGATTGCCGGTTCTACCAGGCCTCCACGTCCGAGATGTTCGGCGCCACCCCGCCGCCCCAGAGCGAGTCGACGGTGTTCTACCCGCGGTCGCCGTACGGCGCCGCGAAGCTCTACTCGCACTGGGTGACCATCAACTACCGCGAGGCCTACGACCTGTTCGCGGTCTCCGGGATCCTCTTCAACCACGAGTCCCCGCGTCGGGGCGAGAGCTTCGTGACCCGCAAGATCACGCTCGGTGTGGCGTCGATCAAGCTCGGCATCTCCGACCACCTCGACCTGGGCAACCTGGACGCCGTCCGCGACTGGGGCTTCGCGCCCGAGTACGTCGAAGGCATGTGGCGGATGCTGCAGCAGGACGAGCCGCAGGACTTCGTCCTGGCCACCGGCGTCGGTGCGACCGTTCGCGACTTCTGCGAGGCGGCCTTCTCCCACGCCGGCCTGAACTGGGAGGACCACGTCCGCTACGACAAGTCCTACGAGCGTCCGACCGAGGTCGATGCGCTGATCGGGGATGCGTCGAAGGCGCACTCCGTGCTGGGATGGAAGGCCAAGACCCACGCGACCGAGTTGGCTCAGTTGATGGTCGACGCCGACATCGAGCACCTCGGTCGCCTCGTGCAGCACAAGAAGGAGCTCGGCGGATGA
- a CDS encoding putative sugar O-methyltransferase: MPQISPTLARAWFRRHAKSSAARAGFMITRIDEDGRRAVAVSHNDAVSLPAGSEAALRHDSPRLVELQATYDGLDVAAAVHTQWQNSFLNKNLSLAWFRGDNAYVWQFRQFGQAVRIRMYLAMLDIQERDSLGLFDKVSEDGLFGAFTFEFGDRPSVSRDLLDSINEINYLNDQMGLASIKGLRVLDIGAGYGRLAHRMSTALPNLEAYDCIDGVATSTFLCEYYTGFRELPSSVRVVPLDQHQKLNERYDVAVNIHSFSECSHEAILWWLDRIAERDIEWLLIVPNTPDELRSTERDGTMKPFRQDVLDRGYELVDDRPIHQSDELRELIDLHDRFYLFRKVKQSG; this comes from the coding sequence GTGCCCCAGATTTCCCCCACACTTGCCCGTGCCTGGTTCCGCCGTCACGCCAAGTCCAGCGCCGCTCGCGCAGGTTTCATGATCACCCGGATCGACGAAGACGGTCGAAGGGCGGTCGCTGTCAGCCACAACGACGCGGTCAGCCTTCCCGCTGGTAGCGAGGCGGCCCTGCGGCACGACAGCCCGCGCCTCGTCGAGTTGCAGGCGACGTACGACGGCCTCGACGTCGCGGCGGCGGTCCACACGCAGTGGCAGAACTCGTTCCTGAACAAGAACCTTTCGCTGGCCTGGTTCCGCGGCGACAACGCCTACGTCTGGCAGTTCCGGCAGTTCGGGCAGGCCGTCCGGATCCGGATGTACCTCGCGATGCTCGACATCCAGGAGCGCGACTCCCTCGGCCTGTTCGACAAGGTCTCCGAGGACGGCCTCTTCGGTGCCTTCACGTTCGAGTTCGGCGACCGGCCGTCGGTCAGCCGCGACCTCCTCGACAGCATCAACGAGATCAACTACCTCAACGACCAGATGGGGCTGGCCTCCATCAAGGGCCTGCGGGTGCTCGACATCGGCGCCGGCTACGGCCGCCTCGCGCACCGGATGTCCACCGCACTCCCGAACCTCGAGGCCTACGACTGCATCGACGGCGTCGCGACCTCGACGTTCCTGTGCGAGTACTACACCGGCTTCCGCGAGCTCCCGTCGTCGGTCCGCGTCGTCCCGCTGGACCAGCACCAGAAGCTCAACGAGCGGTACGACGTCGCGGTCAACATCCACAGTTTCTCGGAGTGTTCGCACGAAGCAATCCTGTGGTGGCTGGACCGGATCGCCGAGCGCGACATCGAGTGGCTGCTGATCGTTCCGAACACTCCCGACGAACTGCGCAGCACCGAGCGTGACGGCACCATGAAGCCGTTCCGCCAGGACGTGCTCGACCGTGGCTACGAACTGGTCGACGACCGGCCGATCCACCAGTCCGACGAGCTCCGCGAGCTCATCGACCTGCACGACCGCTTCTACCTGTTCCGCAAGGTCAAGCAGTCCGGCTGA
- a CDS encoding glycosyltransferase family 2 protein produces the protein MFTTPVALIAFNRPELTARTLAVIRSARPRELYLIVDGPRSSRPEDAAKCAATRAVLDDIDWPCEVHRRYADRNLGLEANVELGLDWLFAQVESAIVLEDDCQAAPSFFRYAAELLDRYRDEPRVWQVSGSGLGVPSRLFDGDSYAFTAWASVWGWATWADRWQRHRKLFPRDHIGGDAPVRTVPWTPQPGMLVTRSGQRHFDDAVASSDTITHGWDKHWWLTMISLGGFAISPAVNMVENVGWGEDATHGVAEGRRDHAAEELTFPLTHPQSVVLNAEVERELELVLSRVGGRGAMLARRLIRSPRVRHAGRTLINSRAGIATHRFISRIGSR, from the coding sequence TTGTTCACCACTCCCGTGGCACTGATCGCCTTCAACCGGCCAGAGCTGACAGCACGAACGCTGGCCGTGATCAGGTCCGCCCGACCCCGCGAGCTCTATCTCATCGTCGACGGTCCGCGGAGTTCCCGGCCGGAGGACGCAGCGAAGTGCGCGGCGACGCGTGCGGTGCTGGACGACATCGACTGGCCCTGCGAGGTCCACCGTCGGTACGCCGACCGGAACCTGGGCCTCGAGGCGAATGTCGAACTCGGCCTGGACTGGTTGTTCGCCCAGGTGGAGAGCGCGATCGTGCTGGAGGACGACTGCCAGGCCGCGCCGTCCTTCTTCCGCTATGCAGCCGAACTACTCGACCGGTACCGGGATGAGCCGCGGGTGTGGCAGGTCTCGGGCAGCGGGCTGGGTGTTCCGAGCCGTCTGTTCGACGGCGACAGCTATGCGTTCACTGCGTGGGCGAGTGTGTGGGGCTGGGCGACGTGGGCCGATCGCTGGCAGCGACACCGCAAGCTGTTCCCCCGCGACCACATCGGCGGCGATGCGCCCGTGCGCACCGTGCCGTGGACGCCCCAGCCGGGGATGCTGGTCACGCGGTCCGGCCAACGCCACTTCGACGACGCGGTCGCGTCGAGCGACACCATCACCCACGGCTGGGACAAGCACTGGTGGCTGACGATGATCAGCCTCGGCGGGTTCGCGATCTCGCCCGCCGTCAACATGGTCGAGAACGTCGGCTGGGGTGAGGACGCCACGCACGGTGTCGCCGAAGGTCGCCGTGACCACGCGGCCGAGGAGCTCACCTTCCCGCTGACGCATCCCCAGTCCGTTGTGCTCAATGCCGAGGTCGAGCGTGAACTCGAACTCGTGCTCAGTCGCGTCGGTGGCCGCGGGGCGATGCTGGCCCGACGACTGATCAGGTCCCCGCGCGTGCGTCATGCGGGTCGGACCTTGATCAACAGTCGCGCGGGGATCGCCACGCATCGGTTCATCAGCAGGATCGGTTCCCGATGA
- a CDS encoding FkbM family methyltransferase, translating to MMRPDAMVSTAKRRVSWLIRDRFPFRPVTREVQGVQLVLPWSHRLPDYATWGPLYGQNLVELAKGLAEAAPPLTVLDVGANVGDSAVQILNAADGKVLCIEADRAYLEFLHRNVDQDKRVSVVEALLVVEEGSSGATAVRTGGTTRFVKGSAADAMPTVSAMRLRKDNPDFDDLRLVKSDTDGYDVNLVPAIAEAWADARPVLFFEYDPYLTRLADLDPLAVWPRLAELGYRHVAVWDNGGAPLGQATTDEIIAAAGRLENQPGPARARTYWDVAVVHEDDDSGRSVIQRLVPGSLT from the coding sequence ATGATGCGGCCCGATGCGATGGTCTCGACTGCGAAGCGGCGGGTGAGCTGGTTGATCCGTGACCGGTTCCCGTTCCGCCCGGTGACCCGGGAGGTCCAGGGCGTTCAGCTGGTCCTGCCCTGGTCGCACCGCCTGCCGGACTACGCCACCTGGGGCCCGCTGTACGGGCAGAACCTGGTCGAACTGGCGAAGGGGCTCGCCGAGGCGGCACCGCCGCTGACGGTCCTCGACGTCGGCGCCAACGTCGGTGACTCCGCCGTACAGATCCTGAACGCGGCCGACGGCAAGGTGCTGTGCATCGAAGCCGACCGCGCCTACCTGGAGTTCCTGCACCGCAACGTCGACCAGGACAAGCGGGTCTCGGTCGTCGAGGCCCTGCTGGTCGTCGAGGAGGGGAGCAGCGGCGCCACGGCCGTCCGCACCGGCGGCACCACCCGGTTCGTGAAGGGTTCCGCTGCCGACGCGATGCCGACCGTGTCGGCGATGCGACTGCGCAAGGACAACCCCGACTTCGACGACCTGCGGCTGGTCAAGTCGGACACCGACGGCTACGACGTCAACCTGGTGCCGGCGATCGCCGAGGCCTGGGCAGACGCACGTCCGGTGTTGTTCTTCGAGTACGACCCGTACCTCACCCGCCTCGCCGACCTGGACCCGCTCGCGGTCTGGCCGCGTCTTGCGGAGCTCGGCTACCGGCACGTCGCCGTGTGGGACAACGGTGGGGCGCCCCTGGGTCAGGCCACCACCGACGAGATCATCGCGGCGGCCGGGCGGCTCGAGAACCAGCCCGGGCCCGCCCGCGCGCGCACCTACTGGGACGTGGCCGTCGTCCACGAGGACGACGACAGCGGCCGCTCGGTCATCCAGCGACTGGTGCCGGGCTCCCTGACCTGA
- a CDS encoding SGNH/GDSL hydrolase family protein, which yields MRHRIRVFKAKTLAWLGFIGFIVAVARRRVDQVWVGDSNAVMMVTSSFPPLGVGRGDDGRWVWHLGPRLMYSISRDGFKPGMRRALRILRLVPGHDRVNWFFSFGEIDLRCHLAPRVKEKPELPFIPTYIERVRSLVSEFGASHAFIVVPVPPAVDIFVDEGFPIEGTLEDRLAAHRLMRSDLLAVTQAEQSRPRIEALDLTDALSDANGYYSPEFTSDGVHPTDAGRAAARQVVELQLQSA from the coding sequence ATGAGGCACCGCATTCGTGTGTTCAAGGCCAAGACCCTGGCCTGGCTCGGGTTCATCGGGTTCATCGTGGCGGTGGCCCGTCGTCGGGTCGACCAGGTGTGGGTCGGCGACTCCAACGCGGTCATGATGGTGACGAGTTCCTTCCCCCCGCTGGGCGTGGGTCGCGGCGACGACGGGCGTTGGGTCTGGCACCTCGGACCGCGCCTCATGTACTCGATCTCGCGGGACGGGTTCAAGCCCGGCATGCGCCGCGCACTGCGGATCCTTCGCCTGGTGCCGGGCCACGACCGGGTCAACTGGTTCTTCAGCTTCGGTGAGATCGACCTGCGGTGCCACCTCGCACCGCGCGTCAAGGAGAAGCCGGAACTGCCCTTCATCCCGACGTACATCGAGCGGGTCCGGTCCCTGGTGTCGGAGTTCGGCGCGTCCCACGCCTTCATCGTGGTGCCCGTGCCGCCGGCAGTCGACATCTTCGTCGACGAGGGCTTCCCGATCGAGGGAACCCTCGAGGACCGTCTGGCAGCGCACCGCCTGATGCGGTCCGACCTCCTGGCCGTGACGCAGGCCGAGCAGTCCCGTCCGAGGATCGAAGCGCTGGACCTGACCGACGCCCTGAGCGACGCCAACGGCTACTACAGCCCGGAGTTCACCTCCGACGGGGTGCACCCGACCGACGCCGGACGGGCCGCTGCCCGTCAGGTCGTGGAACTCCAGCTCCAGTCCGCCTGA
- a CDS encoding SDR family oxidoreductase, producing MSAPRTVIVTGGSRGLGQGIVQSFLDAGDRVATCSRSETDAVRAWQSDPQYADRFLFREADLADREQSTQFVKDVLTEWKSVDVLINNAGVARDGILALFSDEDTDTVIDLNLKATIHVTRQVVRNMLVHGGGRIVNISSIVGLTGYRGLTVYGATKAALDGFTRALARELGSRKVTVNSIASGYLRTEMSHGLDGGQLDQIVRRTPAGRLGEPADIARAIDFLVDPRNDWITGQVLVVDGGLTA from the coding sequence ATGAGTGCACCTCGCACTGTCATCGTCACCGGCGGCAGCCGTGGTCTGGGTCAGGGGATCGTCCAGTCGTTCCTCGACGCCGGCGACCGCGTGGCCACCTGCTCGCGCTCCGAGACCGACGCGGTGCGCGCCTGGCAGTCGGACCCGCAGTACGCCGACCGATTCCTGTTCCGTGAGGCCGACCTGGCCGATCGCGAGCAGTCGACCCAGTTCGTCAAGGACGTGCTGACGGAGTGGAAGTCCGTCGACGTCCTGATCAACAATGCGGGCGTCGCACGCGACGGCATCCTCGCGCTGTTCTCGGACGAGGACACCGACACGGTCATCGACCTCAACCTCAAGGCGACGATCCACGTCACCCGCCAGGTGGTCCGCAACATGCTCGTCCACGGCGGCGGCCGGATCGTCAACATCTCCTCGATCGTCGGTCTGACCGGCTACCGCGGACTGACGGTCTACGGCGCCACCAAGGCCGCCCTCGACGGGTTCACCCGGGCCCTGGCGCGCGAACTCGGCAGCCGCAAGGTCACGGTCAACAGCATCGCGTCGGGCTACCTGCGCACCGAGATGAGCCACGGCCTCGATGGCGGCCAGCTCGACCAGATCGTCCGCCGTACCCCCGCGGGTCGCCTCGGCGAGCCCGCGGACATCGCGCGTGCCATCGACTTCCTCGTCGACCCGCGCAACGACTGGATCACCGGCCAGGTCCTCGTGGTCGACGGTGGTCTGACCGCCTGA
- a CDS encoding class I adenylate-forming enzyme family protein, with the protein MIRLLEAAAARTPSQPAVITPEGVVSYDDLLAEARRVAAALTRRGIARFAIVEPDAAWVLRLLGGAAAAGVEPCQYQPDIDATQFAEQAATLAHEFVVSRRADLVGDFTVIRPEELLADSPDAASPAQAPASDGPQPLMIRTTGTTGLPKAARHDWSVLARTALDAKPRPEQRWLLAYGPHQFAGIQVLQHVVSVGATLVAPFPRQPRDGLDALLAGDLTCVSATPTYWRFLLAEARSRRVSLPALSQITLGGEASSPDLLTDLQAAFPSARISQIYASTEFGSIASVRDGRPGLSAGSLWSDTNPDGLLRVIDGELWVRAGTGMLGYAGDVPEPGDTAGATADDTDAGWKPTGDLVDLVEDRVVFRGRTSEVINVGGVKVHPLPVEDRITPLPSVAMARVFGRPNRLTGAIVAVEIVPEGGLDGADTNEIRRQISAALADLPPAWHPRSVKLVASFETRGEKTVRGLQD; encoded by the coding sequence ATGATCCGGCTCCTCGAAGCGGCCGCAGCGAGAACGCCTTCGCAGCCCGCGGTCATCACCCCCGAAGGCGTCGTTTCGTACGACGACCTGCTCGCCGAAGCACGCAGGGTGGCTGCCGCGCTCACCCGTCGCGGGATCGCCCGGTTCGCGATCGTCGAGCCCGACGCCGCGTGGGTGTTGCGTCTCCTGGGCGGTGCTGCGGCAGCCGGCGTCGAACCGTGCCAGTACCAGCCCGACATCGACGCCACCCAGTTCGCCGAGCAGGCCGCGACCCTGGCTCACGAGTTCGTGGTGAGTCGGCGCGCAGACCTGGTCGGCGACTTCACGGTGATCCGACCGGAGGAGTTGCTCGCCGACTCCCCCGACGCCGCGTCACCGGCACAGGCACCGGCGAGCGATGGCCCGCAACCGTTGATGATTCGGACCACCGGCACCACCGGACTGCCGAAGGCGGCTCGCCACGACTGGAGCGTGCTGGCCCGCACGGCCCTCGACGCGAAGCCGCGACCCGAGCAGCGGTGGCTGCTGGCCTACGGTCCGCACCAGTTCGCGGGCATCCAGGTCCTGCAGCACGTCGTGTCCGTCGGTGCGACGCTCGTCGCGCCGTTCCCGCGCCAGCCCCGCGACGGACTCGACGCCCTGCTGGCCGGCGACCTCACCTGCGTCAGCGCGACGCCGACGTACTGGCGCTTCCTGCTCGCCGAGGCGCGGAGTCGTCGGGTCAGCCTCCCGGCGCTGTCCCAGATCACCCTGGGCGGCGAGGCCAGTTCGCCCGACCTGCTCACCGATCTGCAGGCCGCGTTCCCGTCGGCCCGGATCTCCCAGATCTATGCGTCCACGGAGTTCGGCTCCATCGCGTCGGTGCGCGACGGCCGCCCGGGACTCTCGGCCGGCAGCCTGTGGAGCGACACCAACCCCGACGGACTGTTGCGCGTCATCGACGGCGAACTGTGGGTCCGCGCAGGCACCGGCATGCTCGGCTACGCCGGTGACGTGCCCGAACCGGGCGACACCGCTGGCGCCACCGCTGATGACACCGACGCCGGCTGGAAGCCCACCGGCGACCTGGTCGACCTGGTCGAGGACCGGGTCGTGTTCCGCGGCCGCACGTCCGAGGTGATCAACGTCGGCGGCGTGAAGGTGCACCCGCTGCCGGTCGAGGACCGGATCACGCCGCTCCCCTCGGTGGCGATGGCGCGCGTCTTCGGTCGCCCGAACCGCCTCACCGGCGCCATCGTGGCCGTCGAGATCGTGCCCGAGGGCGGCCTCGACGGTGCCGACACCAACGAGATCCGCCGGCAGATCAGTGCCGCCCTGGCCGACCTGCCCCCGGCATGGCACCCACGGAGCGTGAAGTTGGTGGCGTCGTTCGAAACCCGCGGGGAGAAGACCGTGCGGGGCCTGCAGGACTGA
- a CDS encoding glycosyltransferase 61 family protein: protein MSLPSVLRPWWPFFKRLHRALTRLFGHLFRIVSRPLGSRGVPLRATERSVDTAAGEPGVVVLHPGRPEVPLVRSATQGQPAAHWLFEAVREATVPTPTVPAVTVPATFTLEIAGGRLTGDYGATTTPGKVLDHETSTYFGVFDWREHPIFLRPTLGPVEHVDGTVLSLTTRGTSENYYHFLYDAIARLSVVEDTLPGQKYDAVVVSHKARYQRQLLELAGVDARLIQPERGRTVSADRLLVPSNPNWALQAPPASVAWLRDRLRPTAGAGGPDTPRRLYITRGTTPRTRRYVQEAELWPELERRGFTMIDPGTFSVQEQIDLFHGAEVILAPHGAGLSNVTFSPAGVKVLEMFPGTYVHLGLWAICQAIDADYRYLVADGGNGQNGPNAGNLDDVSIPPARVLDALDALIAGASR from the coding sequence ATGAGCCTTCCCTCGGTACTGCGGCCGTGGTGGCCGTTCTTCAAGCGCCTGCACCGGGCGCTGACCCGTCTCTTCGGACATCTCTTCCGGATCGTCTCCCGGCCGCTGGGCAGCCGGGGAGTTCCGTTGCGGGCAACCGAGCGGTCGGTGGACACCGCGGCTGGGGAGCCGGGTGTCGTCGTACTCCATCCCGGCCGGCCGGAGGTGCCGCTCGTCCGGTCCGCGACCCAGGGGCAGCCCGCGGCGCACTGGTTGTTCGAAGCTGTCCGGGAAGCGACCGTGCCGACACCGACCGTTCCGGCCGTGACCGTGCCGGCGACGTTCACCCTCGAGATCGCGGGTGGCCGGCTGACCGGTGACTACGGGGCAACCACCACGCCGGGCAAGGTCCTCGATCACGAGACGAGCACCTACTTCGGGGTGTTCGACTGGCGTGAGCACCCGATCTTCCTGCGGCCCACCCTCGGACCCGTCGAGCACGTCGACGGCACGGTCCTCAGCCTGACCACCCGCGGCACGAGCGAGAACTACTACCACTTCCTGTACGACGCGATCGCGCGCCTCAGCGTCGTCGAGGACACCCTGCCCGGTCAGAAGTACGACGCCGTGGTCGTGTCCCACAAGGCCCGCTACCAGCGCCAGCTGCTCGAGCTCGCCGGCGTGGATGCGCGGCTGATCCAGCCGGAGCGCGGCCGGACGGTCTCCGCCGATCGTCTCCTCGTGCCGAGCAACCCGAACTGGGCGCTGCAGGCACCGCCGGCCTCCGTCGCGTGGCTGCGCGACCGGCTACGACCCACCGCCGGTGCGGGTGGCCCGGACACACCCCGGCGCCTCTACATCACCCGCGGTACGACGCCCCGCACCCGCCGCTACGTCCAGGAAGCCGAGCTGTGGCCCGAGCTCGAGCGCCGCGGCTTCACGATGATCGACCCCGGCACGTTCAGCGTGCAGGAGCAGATCGACCTCTTCCACGGCGCCGAGGTCATCCTGGCGCCGCACGGTGCCGGCCTGAGCAATGTCACCTTCTCGCCCGCCGGCGTGAAGGTGCTCGAGATGTTCCCCGGCACCTACGTCCATCTGGGCCTGTGGGCAATCTGTCAGGCGATCGACGCCGACTACCGCTACCTCGTCGCTGACGGCGGGAACGGTCAGAACGGGCCCAATGCAGGCAATCTGGACGACGTCTCCATTCCACCGGCTCGCGTGCTCGACGCACTCGACGCCCTGATCGCCGGTGCATCTCGATGA
- a CDS encoding oligosaccharide flippase family protein encodes MTESTPTTAGSGRRVGLITIDQILSSLSNIGALIWVAHAFEPEDFGRFSLIMMVFTVAQVAIRSLISTTVVVHPEDADTRPRSILASTFLIGLVAGVLCLVAGLALLAADSALAGPILALAAPMPLLLVHDVGRYLGIGRQQPGKSIVLDALWVVLLAAGFGAIIVLDLDSLTWLVAIWAGSGALAALWVFAQYGVPSRDGLDWVREHWGFSWRSLVGGVAASGTVLLTASLMSLFSSPLAVAAFRAATLLAAPSTAVQTSVSTSAAADIARERDTGASFWPHVRRAMLICFVVGALTMALLVFLPDFIGHAVLGEAWDVVEPLMLAVSLKVLLMAGQSGLRAALIGRHRIQVAMVTDIVSLVLAGVCMVVGAALGGAEGALWAMAIGTGVTTACWWVAIAWKGGDVPASAHPEMRTA; translated from the coding sequence ATGACCGAATCCACCCCGACGACCGCGGGTTCAGGTCGCCGCGTCGGTCTGATCACGATCGACCAGATCCTCTCCAGCCTCTCCAACATCGGCGCCCTGATCTGGGTCGCGCACGCCTTCGAGCCGGAGGACTTCGGTCGCTTCAGCCTGATCATGATGGTCTTCACGGTCGCGCAGGTGGCGATCCGCAGCCTGATCTCGACCACCGTCGTGGTGCATCCCGAGGACGCCGACACCCGACCCCGCAGCATCCTGGCCTCGACCTTCCTGATCGGACTGGTCGCCGGTGTCCTGTGCCTGGTTGCCGGGCTCGCACTGCTGGCCGCAGACAGCGCCCTGGCGGGGCCGATCCTCGCGCTCGCCGCACCGATGCCGTTGTTGCTCGTGCACGACGTCGGGCGCTATCTCGGCATTGGCCGTCAGCAGCCCGGGAAGTCCATCGTCCTCGATGCGCTGTGGGTCGTCCTGCTCGCCGCCGGCTTCGGCGCGATCATCGTTCTCGATCTCGACTCGCTCACCTGGCTGGTGGCGATCTGGGCTGGCTCGGGTGCCCTCGCCGCCCTCTGGGTCTTCGCTCAGTACGGCGTCCCCTCGCGCGACGGACTGGACTGGGTTCGTGAGCACTGGGGCTTCTCGTGGCGCTCGCTGGTCGGCGGTGTGGCGGCCAGCGGCACCGTGCTGCTGACGGCATCGCTGATGTCGCTCTTCAGCAGTCCGCTCGCGGTGGCCGCGTTCCGGGCAGCCACGCTGCTCGCGGCGCCGAGCACCGCCGTACAGACGTCGGTCTCGACCTCGGCGGCCGCCGACATCGCGCGGGAACGGGACACCGGCGCGAGCTTCTGGCCGCACGTGCGCCGGGCGATGCTGATCTGTTTCGTGGTCGGCGCGCTGACCATGGCGCTGCTGGTGTTCCTGCCCGACTTCATCGGCCACGCCGTGCTCGGCGAGGCCTGGGACGTCGTGGAGCCGCTCATGCTGGCGGTCAGCCTCAAGGTGCTCCTGATGGCCGGGCAGAGCGGCCTGCGGGCAGCACTGATCGGACGGCACCGGATCCAGGTCGCGATGGTGACCGACATCGTCAGCCTGGTGCTCGCTGGTGTGTGCATGGTCGTCGGCGCCGCGCTCGGCGGTGCCGAGGGAGCCCTGTGGGCCATGGCGATCGGCACGGGCGTCACCACCGCGTGCTGGTGGGTGGCCATTGCCTGGAAGGGCGGCGACGTGCCCGCATCGGCTCACCCGGAAATGCGTACCGCCTGA